In Herbaspirillum sp. WKF16, one genomic interval encodes:
- a CDS encoding ABC transporter ATP-binding protein: MTISASNDGILVPCPRLQAIDVCSAVVAPTCFSVAAGQCAVVAGRSGAGKTRLLRLLADLDPGAGEVFLDGKARSAHSAPEWRKKVLYQSADAAWWRPSVIEHLAMEERDAAQVLAEHLHLGKDRLTAAVSELSTGERQRAALIRSLLKRPAVLLLDEPCSALDAENVLRVEALLLSYIRGGMSVLLVTHSKEQAERLADATIEVKRR, from the coding sequence ATGACCATCTCTGCTTCGAACGACGGGATCTTGGTTCCATGTCCGCGGCTCCAGGCGATTGATGTCTGTTCTGCCGTGGTAGCGCCCACCTGCTTCAGCGTGGCTGCGGGACAGTGTGCGGTAGTTGCCGGCCGGTCTGGCGCCGGCAAGACAAGATTGTTACGCCTTCTCGCCGATCTGGATCCGGGCGCGGGAGAGGTCTTTCTTGATGGGAAGGCGCGCAGCGCGCACTCGGCGCCAGAATGGAGGAAGAAGGTTCTCTACCAGAGCGCGGATGCGGCATGGTGGAGGCCCAGCGTCATCGAGCACTTGGCCATGGAGGAACGCGATGCCGCACAAGTGCTTGCGGAGCACCTTCACCTGGGGAAGGATCGCCTGACGGCAGCCGTTTCGGAGCTGTCCACTGGCGAACGCCAACGAGCGGCGCTGATTCGCTCGCTGTTGAAGAGACCGGCAGTTCTCTTGCTGGACGAACCGTGCAGCGCCTTGGACGCGGAAAATGTACTCCGGGTGGAGGCGCTTTTACTTTCGTACATACGCGGCGGCATGTCGGTTCTGCTTGTCACGCACTCCAAAGAACAGGCTGAGCGATTGGCCGACGCCACAATAGAAGTCAAGCGGAGGTGA
- a CDS encoding tetratricopeptide repeat protein — MATRDALPIIRAARTGTAVAQLALGARYFYGMSGLPQSTGTAFYWLERAARQDLEEAVLMIGQHVPYDTVATMPRPYEAAPWYEKAFDAGILNAGIVFARLVFENVRQCGAAARKKALVVLKSLADANDHEAQWMLAQYLHQNVPASNDRSTTGTEATEAVRVGNELTLQAAQAGVEAAQYALAGQAWRNACHKEYGIVAAPLAEKLLLRHQIAWAQHIKEPLAPAQVELGQHEIELLANLAQLLQNQTKAPSSRAQRLLELAALAGSRHARFELGLRHARIDRNGERSFPKHGAAHYTKAIPWLLFAAHDGLPEAWQALSRIYAKSEFSQRNLLTSRRYLERAAEMGLISAQIEYAQSCWRYRRESPLNDVRALYWWVKAAEQGDLQSRDSLKEFARHPVKGQWAERILDQVTTRIRKGNPFLHARLEIAAAFGLSRPEALLLDFRKGSHGHCLEVDISEHHAKSRRRLVLIESDEQREILKSATRIFGDADLGLNGPEGKYRQRQYKLKTLFPSSDR, encoded by the coding sequence ATGGCAACGCGTGACGCCCTCCCTATCATCAGGGCGGCGCGAACCGGAACGGCAGTTGCCCAACTCGCTCTCGGGGCACGCTATTTCTATGGCATGAGCGGGCTCCCACAGAGCACCGGAACCGCATTCTATTGGCTGGAGCGGGCGGCGAGACAAGACCTCGAGGAGGCCGTCCTGATGATTGGGCAGCATGTCCCCTACGATACCGTCGCAACAATGCCGAGGCCCTACGAAGCTGCGCCCTGGTACGAGAAGGCCTTCGATGCCGGCATCCTGAATGCCGGCATCGTCTTCGCCCGCCTCGTCTTCGAGAACGTCAGGCAATGCGGCGCCGCGGCCAGGAAGAAGGCATTGGTGGTACTCAAGTCATTGGCAGACGCCAACGACCACGAGGCGCAATGGATGCTCGCCCAATACCTTCATCAAAACGTCCCCGCAAGCAATGATCGAAGCACTACGGGCACGGAGGCGACTGAAGCCGTGCGTGTCGGCAATGAGCTCACCCTTCAAGCCGCACAAGCTGGAGTGGAGGCGGCGCAATACGCGCTGGCGGGACAGGCGTGGCGCAATGCCTGCCATAAAGAGTACGGGATCGTCGCGGCCCCGTTGGCGGAAAAGCTGCTCCTGCGCCACCAGATAGCCTGGGCTCAACACATCAAGGAGCCACTCGCACCGGCCCAGGTGGAACTGGGACAACACGAGATTGAGCTCCTGGCAAATCTTGCGCAGTTGCTTCAAAACCAGACGAAGGCGCCGAGTTCCAGGGCGCAGCGGCTCCTTGAACTTGCAGCGCTCGCCGGATCACGCCATGCAAGATTCGAACTTGGCCTGCGTCACGCCCGCATCGACCGGAACGGCGAGCGGAGCTTTCCGAAGCACGGCGCCGCCCACTACACGAAAGCTATTCCATGGCTGCTTTTTGCGGCGCATGACGGGCTTCCTGAAGCGTGGCAGGCCCTTTCCCGCATATATGCAAAATCAGAATTCTCTCAACGCAACCTGCTGACCTCGCGCAGGTATCTGGAGCGCGCCGCGGAAATGGGCCTGATATCGGCTCAGATCGAATATGCCCAGAGCTGCTGGAGATATCGACGCGAGTCGCCTCTCAACGACGTGCGCGCCCTGTATTGGTGGGTCAAAGCCGCAGAGCAAGGGGACCTCCAGTCCCGTGATTCCTTGAAGGAATTTGCCAGGCACCCCGTTAAGGGCCAATGGGCGGAGCGAATTCTCGACCAGGTCACGACCAGAATCCGCAAAGGTAATCCGTTCCTGCACGCCAGACTTGAAATCGCTGCGGCGTTCGGTTTGTCGCGCCCCGAGGCGCTTCTCCTCGATTTCAGGAAAGGCAGTCACGGCCATTGCCTTGAAGTGGATATCAGCGAGCACCACGCCAAGAGCCGCCGCCGGCTGGTGTTGATTGAAAGCGATGAACAAAGGGAAATCCTGAAGTCAGCCACCCGAATTTTCGGGGACGCAGATTTGGGACTGAACGGCCCCGAGGGAAAGTACCGGCAGAGACAGTACAAATTGAAGACCCTCTTTCCTTCTTCTGATCGCTGA
- a CDS encoding Fur family transcriptional regulator, translating into MNKALTLLKSKGLRATVARLQLLSILEETGRARMTAENIFMRVSSEGGSLSLASVYRVLKELSISGLVDRGWYKEGQEIRLLFSLGRVGSERARPEIVCVMCNRSMDIQLPDLRPELNRLAEEMSLQPDDRPIVIQVTCPNCAGK; encoded by the coding sequence ATGAATAAAGCCTTGACGCTCCTGAAGTCGAAAGGGTTGCGCGCCACCGTGGCGCGGCTCCAGTTATTGTCGATCTTGGAAGAGACAGGACGCGCACGTATGACCGCCGAGAATATCTTCATGAGGGTTTCCAGTGAAGGCGGCTCCTTGAGCCTCGCATCCGTGTACCGTGTTCTAAAAGAGCTGAGCATCAGCGGCTTGGTCGACAGGGGCTGGTACAAGGAGGGGCAGGAAATTCGTCTCCTGTTCTCGCTCGGCCGTGTCGGCAGCGAGCGGGCCAGGCCGGAAATTGTATGCGTGATGTGCAATCGCTCAATGGACATTCAGCTTCCCGACCTGCGGCCGGAGCTGAACCGCTTGGCCGAGGAGATGAGCCTGCAGCCGGATGATCGGCCCATCGTGATTCAGGTCACCTGTCCGAACTGCGCCGGAAAATGA
- a CDS encoding ATP-grasp domain-containing protein: MPLSIPVPELVPDSPFQLGLESLLHAAFLEMDLNPLGARLIAHLNEKPNDAIRYMDLSFILQIGGNETMAASIQREALRLERHFRLPTAAGEPAIKLLAIMAPGNFMANTPLEFLVSHADIALEAYYLVPGEPIPSELPEHDVIFVAIGESAATGDLLAELCVVIDGWQSPLLNHPLHSLCLARDSVSLLLNEVASIHMPLTARVSRLELDALADGAEETAYLADGAWPLIVRPVDSHAGKGLEKVNDRMELRTYRARFEDVPEFYISSFVDYRSADGLFRKYRIVFVEGAPFLCHMAISNHWMVHYLNADMTQNPERRAEEARAMADFDESFAVRHREAFSALHDAFPLDYFGIDCGETLAGELLIFELDTGMIVHAMDPPDMFPYKHVAMRKVFDAFQRMVHNAAGRRDA, encoded by the coding sequence ATGCCTCTGTCAATACCGGTTCCGGAGCTTGTCCCGGACTCTCCGTTCCAGCTTGGCTTGGAGAGCTTGCTTCACGCGGCATTTCTCGAGATGGACCTCAATCCCCTTGGCGCCAGGCTGATTGCACACCTGAACGAGAAGCCGAACGACGCCATTCGGTACATGGATCTGTCTTTCATCCTCCAGATTGGAGGCAACGAAACGATGGCCGCCAGCATCCAGCGGGAGGCGTTGCGCCTCGAACGCCATTTCCGGCTGCCCACCGCCGCCGGCGAGCCGGCGATAAAGCTTCTGGCCATCATGGCGCCGGGAAATTTCATGGCGAATACGCCATTGGAATTCCTGGTCTCCCATGCCGACATTGCCCTTGAGGCCTATTACCTCGTCCCCGGCGAGCCTATTCCTTCCGAACTTCCTGAACACGACGTCATCTTCGTGGCGATCGGCGAATCTGCCGCCACGGGCGACTTGCTGGCCGAGCTGTGCGTTGTGATCGACGGCTGGCAGTCGCCCTTGCTGAACCATCCTCTGCATTCGCTGTGCCTGGCGCGCGATTCTGTATCGTTGCTCTTGAATGAGGTTGCGTCAATTCACATGCCATTGACTGCGCGTGTCTCCAGGCTTGAACTGGATGCCCTCGCAGATGGCGCGGAGGAAACGGCCTATCTGGCCGACGGCGCATGGCCGTTGATTGTGCGGCCGGTGGACTCTCACGCCGGCAAGGGACTTGAGAAGGTCAATGATCGGATGGAGCTCCGTACTTACCGGGCACGGTTCGAGGACGTGCCGGAGTTCTACATCTCCAGCTTTGTCGATTATCGAAGTGCTGATGGCCTGTTCCGGAAATACCGGATAGTTTTCGTTGAGGGGGCGCCTTTCTTGTGCCATATGGCTATTTCCAATCATTGGATGGTTCATTACCTCAATGCGGACATGACACAGAATCCTGAGCGCCGCGCAGAAGAAGCGCGCGCGATGGCGGACTTCGATGAAAGCTTTGCTGTTCGGCATAGGGAGGCATTTTCCGCACTTCACGATGCCTTTCCTCTTGATTACTTCGGCATCGATTGCGGCGAGACTCTTGCTGGGGAGTTGCTGATATTTGAATTGGATACCGGAATGATCGTCCATGCCATGGATCCTCCGGATATGTTCCCGTACAAGCACGTAGCGATGCGCAAGGTATTTGACGCATTTCAACGCATGGTTCATAACGCAGCAGGTCGACGCGATGCATAG
- a CDS encoding FTR1 family iron permease, whose translation MGQTSFIVWRESVEALLIVGILFSWMKNGGERTRYAVPYLWGGVALGILAAVLAGYMLVAFNDALDGNAQTYFQIVIVLTAAALIVRMAFWMRKNGRTMKADLLASLDHQSTRKTGWGVLFLAALAITREGSECAVFLYGVGVGHAGSSSTFISAVVIGLACAIATFMALQLGGKLISWRRFFQVSELILFFLAAGLLLTGLEKCIDLVLENTDFMSGLPLVDVLTTRAWDTRWLLDDGTVVGGMVSTMTGYRSQPVYMSIAIYCTYWAAIAVAIRRGRQAPAAQMRSRG comes from the coding sequence ATGGGGCAGACTTCATTCATCGTCTGGCGCGAGAGCGTAGAGGCGCTACTTATCGTCGGCATCCTGTTTTCCTGGATGAAGAATGGGGGAGAGCGTACCCGCTACGCGGTTCCCTACCTTTGGGGCGGAGTCGCACTCGGTATTCTGGCGGCTGTCTTGGCCGGATACATGCTCGTGGCATTCAACGATGCCCTGGACGGGAACGCGCAGACCTACTTCCAGATTGTGATCGTCCTCACTGCCGCCGCTCTTATCGTCCGTATGGCCTTCTGGATGCGCAAGAACGGGCGCACCATGAAGGCCGACTTGTTGGCGTCGCTCGACCACCAATCGACGAGGAAGACCGGCTGGGGAGTGTTGTTCCTTGCCGCCTTGGCGATAACGAGAGAGGGGAGCGAGTGCGCGGTCTTTCTCTACGGCGTGGGCGTCGGCCACGCTGGCAGCTCAAGTACGTTCATCAGTGCGGTGGTCATTGGCCTTGCGTGCGCAATTGCGACGTTCATGGCGCTGCAGCTTGGTGGGAAATTGATTTCATGGCGTCGGTTCTTCCAGGTATCTGAACTCATCCTCTTCTTCCTGGCAGCCGGCCTGCTTCTTACCGGGCTTGAGAAATGCATCGATCTTGTGCTCGAGAACACCGACTTCATGTCGGGACTGCCGCTCGTGGATGTGCTGACCACGAGGGCATGGGATACGAGGTGGCTATTGGATGACGGCACGGTCGTCGGCGGGATGGTATCCACCATGACCGGCTATCGCTCTCAGCCGGTGTACATGAGCATCGCCATCTACTGTACATATTGGGCGGCAATTGCCGTGGCGATCAGGCGAGGCAGGCAAGCGCCTGCCGCCCAAATGCGCAGCCGCGGATGA
- a CDS encoding pyridoxal phosphate-dependent decarboxylase family protein, translating into MDIANNDWESLLDPKDWGALREQGHSMLDDMFSYLQRVSAGSGPVWQPIPADVRHSIHEPLPVSPCTLDQAYGLFRDNVLPFSVGNAHPGFMGWVHGAGTPVGMLAEMLAAGLNSNLGGRDHMPVEVERQVVRWMSQLFAFPSEASGLFVTGSSMANLIGVLIARTRACGGSVRTQGVSQQPGKELVAYASKGAHGCIARAMDMAGLGSANLRLIEQGGDGAVDVQAMRQAIQLDLKADRRAFLIVGTAGSVDSGAIDNLRDLADLAAENNLHYHVDGAFGALCVLAPDLAHKVDGIERADSIAMDFHKWMHVPYDAGFVLVRSADSQLAAFADANQSYLAREPGGMSDGSPWPCDLGPDLSRGFRALKTWMTLKVYGTQRLGQAISESCERARYLTQLIRSCDELELMAPVSLNIVCFRYRSAEAISERVNSCLLLALQRSGIAAPSSTRISGRYAIRAALFNHRTSRMQLESLIDFVVIQGRSLNKGRA; encoded by the coding sequence ATGGATATCGCGAATAATGATTGGGAAAGCCTTCTCGACCCCAAGGATTGGGGGGCGTTGCGCGAGCAAGGGCATTCCATGCTCGACGATATGTTCAGCTACCTCCAGCGGGTTTCCGCGGGAAGCGGGCCGGTCTGGCAACCTATCCCGGCCGACGTCCGGCATTCCATCCACGAGCCGCTACCGGTTTCACCCTGTACGCTGGACCAGGCCTATGGCCTGTTCAGGGACAACGTGCTTCCCTTTTCGGTGGGTAACGCCCATCCAGGCTTCATGGGGTGGGTCCATGGCGCCGGTACGCCGGTGGGCATGCTCGCGGAGATGTTGGCAGCGGGTTTGAACTCCAATTTGGGTGGGCGTGACCATATGCCGGTCGAAGTCGAGCGGCAGGTTGTGCGGTGGATGAGCCAACTTTTTGCGTTTCCGAGCGAAGCCAGCGGACTGTTCGTCACCGGATCGTCCATGGCGAACCTGATCGGCGTGCTCATTGCGCGCACCCGCGCCTGCGGGGGCAGCGTGCGGACGCAGGGCGTGTCGCAACAGCCTGGCAAGGAGCTGGTGGCCTATGCGTCGAAGGGCGCCCATGGATGTATTGCTCGCGCCATGGACATGGCCGGCCTGGGCAGCGCCAATCTCCGGTTGATAGAGCAGGGAGGGGATGGCGCGGTCGACGTTCAAGCCATGCGTCAGGCCATCCAGCTTGACCTCAAAGCGGATCGCCGCGCATTCCTGATTGTGGGAACCGCAGGTTCCGTCGATTCCGGGGCGATTGATAACCTCCGCGACCTGGCCGACCTGGCTGCCGAGAACAACCTTCATTACCACGTGGACGGCGCATTTGGCGCCCTCTGTGTCCTGGCCCCAGACCTTGCGCACAAGGTCGATGGGATCGAGCGCGCAGACTCCATTGCCATGGATTTCCATAAGTGGATGCATGTCCCGTACGACGCCGGATTCGTGCTGGTGCGCAGTGCAGACAGTCAGCTGGCTGCCTTCGCCGATGCGAACCAGAGCTATCTGGCGCGGGAGCCGGGCGGCATGTCCGATGGCTCGCCGTGGCCTTGCGATTTGGGGCCGGATCTCTCTCGCGGTTTCCGGGCTCTGAAAACCTGGATGACGCTGAAGGTCTATGGGACGCAACGCCTGGGCCAGGCCATCTCGGAGAGTTGCGAACGCGCGCGCTACCTTACGCAGCTCATTAGGAGTTGCGATGAATTGGAGCTGATGGCGCCGGTGAGCCTGAACATCGTCTGTTTCCGTTATCGCTCCGCCGAGGCGATAAGCGAACGCGTCAACTCATGCCTCTTGCTGGCACTTCAACGTTCCGGCATCGCTGCGCCGTCGTCCACTCGCATCTCGGGAAGGTACGCCATACGCGCGGCTCTCTTTAACCATAGAACAAGTCGGATGCAGCTGGAATCGCTCATTGACTTCGTTGTCATTCAGGGCCGCAGTCTTAACAAGGGCCGCGCCTGA
- a CDS encoding phosphatase PAP2 family protein, which produces MEKFHAHACPLLDQVMVAITHMGSALVLAPLEIVFLCWLLGRRRTAIAIFLAAAVGGGAALNSVFKGVFLRSRPELWGTLVSEHSYSFPSGHAMHTMALFVALAFAFRNEARGRWHFPFGLGLVFVFLVGFSRVYLGVHYPSDVLAGWMAAIAWVALCSLLLREEHQAIFSRDIP; this is translated from the coding sequence ATGGAGAAATTCCATGCGCATGCCTGCCCATTGCTCGATCAGGTGATGGTTGCCATCACTCACATGGGATCCGCGCTGGTGCTGGCGCCGCTGGAGATAGTTTTTCTGTGCTGGCTGCTCGGCCGGAGAAGGACGGCGATTGCGATATTCCTTGCAGCGGCCGTAGGGGGCGGCGCGGCGCTGAACTCGGTGTTCAAAGGGGTCTTCTTGCGATCCCGGCCCGAGCTATGGGGCACGCTGGTATCTGAGCACTCTTACAGCTTCCCTAGTGGGCACGCGATGCATACCATGGCCCTGTTTGTCGCGCTGGCATTTGCCTTTCGCAATGAGGCCAGAGGCCGGTGGCATTTTCCATTCGGCCTCGGCCTCGTCTTCGTTTTCTTGGTGGGATTTTCGCGCGTCTACCTTGGCGTTCATTATCCATCGGATGTGCTTGCAGGCTGGATGGCGGCAATAGCATGGGTCGCTTTGTGCTCCCTGCTGCTGCGGGAGGAACACCAGGCGATATTTTCCCGGGATATTCCCTAA
- a CDS encoding undecaprenyl-diphosphatase yields the protein MELLNFRIFLLLNSSAIYTSSWREHLAVFTAEWLVWALPPMLVYLWLRGDFKLKKAAVGAALSAAIALCVGGLLGWLWPHPRPFMLGMGHLLINHAADASLPSDHLTLWWGIALGLAHSAPTKRIGLLLTATGLAPAWARVFVGVHFPADMLAAFIVALGSAHVVSAYGRPMVTKATVAGVQLQRALLRRYARG from the coding sequence ATGGAATTGCTGAATTTCCGAATCTTTCTGCTGCTCAACAGCAGCGCCATTTACACAAGCAGCTGGAGAGAGCACCTGGCGGTATTTACGGCCGAATGGCTCGTATGGGCGCTTCCGCCGATGTTGGTCTATCTGTGGCTACGGGGTGATTTCAAGCTGAAGAAGGCCGCTGTGGGCGCCGCCCTTTCCGCCGCGATTGCCTTGTGCGTTGGTGGCCTCCTTGGTTGGCTGTGGCCGCATCCCCGGCCATTCATGTTGGGAATGGGGCATCTGCTCATCAACCACGCGGCGGACGCCTCCCTGCCCAGCGACCATTTGACGCTTTGGTGGGGCATCGCTCTAGGACTGGCGCATTCCGCTCCCACCAAGCGGATTGGTCTACTATTGACGGCAACCGGTCTTGCGCCGGCCTGGGCTCGCGTCTTTGTCGGAGTACACTTTCCCGCTGATATGCTGGCAGCGTTTATTGTTGCGCTTGGCTCCGCTCATGTCGTGAGCGCGTACGGCCGCCCAATGGTCACCAAGGCAACCGTGGCTGGCGTTCAGCTCCAGCGCGCACTTCTTAGGCGTTATGCTCGCGGCTGA
- a CDS encoding porin produces MKKSLLALAVLGAFAGAAQAQSSVTIYGIVDSGVVYTTKAVNAAGTGTGSKFGVNSGVLQSSRLGFKGTEDLGGGMNALFVLESGFKNDTGALDDSKTTNTLFRRKSLVGLSGNFGSVLLGRNTDYADVISSYTSVGDFFGVTGAVGHNLDRLEGSRSNNSVTYTTNSIAGFTGNLMYGFGEQAGQTSAGQAFNIGGKYDNGPLGLGINYYQSKQGSTPADTNLLVGTSGLGDPTQAGNTAFKVLTLAASYQFGPARVYGNYSRVKQDLNTASPTALGSKTLSAANKADIYEIGTAYSLTPSLKLMGAVTHTRADFNSSAKGKLTQFSLGTDYYMSKRTDLYAIVANIRASDMANTGVFGDAVGNNTIGGADGSQTAVAVGIRHKF; encoded by the coding sequence ATGAAAAAATCTCTGCTCGCACTGGCAGTTCTCGGCGCATTCGCCGGCGCCGCTCAAGCCCAAAGCTCCGTCACCATCTACGGCATCGTCGACAGCGGCGTTGTCTACACCACCAAGGCGGTGAATGCCGCCGGTACCGGCACCGGCAGCAAGTTCGGCGTCAACTCCGGCGTTTTGCAAAGCTCCCGCCTCGGCTTCAAGGGCACTGAAGACCTGGGCGGCGGCATGAACGCACTGTTCGTCCTGGAAAGCGGCTTCAAGAACGATACCGGCGCCCTGGATGATTCCAAGACCACCAATACCCTGTTCCGCCGCAAATCGCTGGTCGGCCTGTCCGGCAACTTCGGCTCCGTCCTGCTGGGCCGCAATACCGACTACGCTGACGTCATCTCGTCCTATACCTCGGTTGGCGACTTCTTCGGCGTCACCGGCGCCGTCGGTCATAACCTGGATCGCCTGGAAGGCAGCCGCTCCAACAATTCGGTGACCTACACTACCAACAGTATTGCCGGCTTCACGGGTAACCTGATGTACGGCTTCGGCGAACAAGCTGGCCAGACCTCGGCGGGTCAGGCCTTCAACATCGGCGGCAAGTACGACAACGGTCCTCTGGGTCTGGGCATCAACTATTACCAGTCCAAGCAAGGCTCGACCCCTGCCGACACCAACCTGCTGGTTGGCACCAGCGGCCTGGGCGATCCGACCCAGGCTGGCAACACCGCATTCAAGGTCCTGACCCTGGCAGCGAGCTATCAGTTCGGCCCGGCCCGCGTGTACGGCAACTACTCGCGCGTGAAGCAAGACCTGAATACCGCTTCGCCCACCGCCCTGGGCTCGAAGACCCTGTCCGCGGCAAATAAGGCTGACATCTACGAAATCGGCACCGCGTATTCGCTGACCCCCAGCCTGAAGTTGATGGGCGCAGTGACGCATACCCGTGCAGACTTCAACTCGTCCGCCAAAGGCAAACTGACCCAGTTCAGCCTGGGCACCGACTATTACATGTCCAAGCGCACAGACCTGTACGCTATCGTCGCGAACATCCGTGCCTCCGACATGGCGAACACCGGTGTTTTCGGCGACGCTGTCGGCAACAACACCATCGGCGGCGCCGATGGCAGCCAGACCGCCGTGGCAGTTGGTATCCGCCACAAGTTCTAA
- a CDS encoding ABC transporter permease, whose protein sequence is MSVLSLSAMDLALASILIVVNGIASLALGLQVHRSLAVAAVRMMVQLLLVGVILRWILGNQSPMVTAIAVLVMIAAAAREVSSRPRTPFQGRFGIGISAVVVGASSLLTVALALSTAIRPQPWYDPRYAIPLMGIVLGSVLNSASISLDSFLSAASSAAAEIETRLALGATRNEAVRPQLIAAIRSGMLPVINQMSAAGLITLPGIMTGQVLAGMDALEAAKYQVLLMFILAGASGLAAYGCASLASIRLTDSRHRLRLDRLRSGSEK, encoded by the coding sequence ATGTCTGTTCTGTCACTTTCGGCGATGGATCTGGCCTTGGCCTCCATTCTGATCGTCGTCAACGGCATTGCATCCCTTGCGCTCGGGTTGCAGGTGCACAGATCCCTGGCGGTGGCTGCCGTCAGAATGATGGTTCAGTTATTGCTGGTCGGCGTGATCCTGCGTTGGATATTGGGCAATCAGTCGCCAATGGTGACTGCCATTGCGGTACTGGTCATGATCGCCGCCGCTGCCCGTGAGGTGTCCAGCCGCCCACGTACGCCATTTCAGGGGCGCTTCGGGATCGGCATCAGCGCCGTTGTCGTTGGCGCCTCTTCGCTGCTGACGGTGGCGCTTGCATTGTCTACGGCGATACGGCCGCAGCCATGGTATGACCCCAGATACGCCATCCCGTTGATGGGTATCGTACTGGGGAGCGTCTTGAACTCAGCCAGTATATCGCTGGACTCGTTTCTCTCGGCAGCGAGTTCTGCCGCAGCGGAAATCGAAACCCGCCTCGCCCTGGGAGCCACCAGGAACGAGGCCGTCAGGCCACAGTTGATTGCGGCAATTCGCAGCGGCATGCTGCCCGTCATCAACCAAATGTCGGCGGCTGGCCTCATCACGCTTCCCGGAATCATGACCGGGCAGGTGCTGGCCGGCATGGATGCGCTGGAGGCTGCGAAATACCAGGTGCTATTGATGTTTATCTTGGCCGGCGCCAGTGGCCTGGCTGCTTATGGTTGCGCATCCCTCGCTTCGATTCGACTCACCGATTCCCGTCACCGGTTGAGGCTGGATAGGTTGCGCTCCGGTTCCGAAAAATAA
- a CDS encoding response regulator yields MRVLLVEDDRMISAATEQALRDAAYAVDCVSDGGAAQLSVNTQQYDVILLDLGLPRLDGFHVLRHLRDNKIGTPVLIITARDALEDRIRGLDAGADDYVMKPFEMDELLARMRAVIRRHGGSGSPVLTNGAIQLDPTTREITFEGASQRLSAREFSLMQSLMLRPGAILSRQDLEDRIYGWNEEVESNAVEYLIHSIRKKFGNQIIKNVRGLGWMVSKEQ; encoded by the coding sequence GTGAGAGTGCTCTTGGTTGAAGATGACCGCATGATTTCCGCTGCGACCGAGCAGGCATTGCGCGACGCCGCCTATGCCGTTGATTGCGTCAGCGACGGTGGCGCCGCTCAACTTTCGGTCAATACCCAACAATATGACGTGATTCTGCTGGACCTTGGCCTGCCCAGGCTGGACGGCTTTCATGTGCTGCGCCACCTGCGCGACAACAAGATCGGCACTCCTGTCCTTATCATCACTGCGCGCGATGCCCTCGAAGACAGAATCCGCGGATTGGACGCCGGCGCCGACGACTACGTCATGAAGCCATTCGAGATGGATGAGTTGCTGGCGCGCATGCGGGCCGTCATTCGCCGACATGGCGGAAGCGGCAGCCCTGTTCTGACGAATGGCGCCATCCAGCTCGACCCGACCACTCGCGAGATAACTTTCGAGGGCGCGTCGCAGCGTCTTTCCGCGCGCGAATTCAGCTTGATGCAGTCATTGATGCTTCGGCCAGGCGCCATTCTTTCGCGGCAGGACCTGGAGGACAGGATCTACGGCTGGAACGAGGAAGTGGAGAGTAACGCAGTCGAGTACCTGATCCACTCTATCCGAAAGAAATTCGGCAACCAAATCATCAAGAACGTCAGGGGCCTGGGATGGATGGTCTCAAAAGAACAATAA